The genomic segment ATACAAAGAGATTACCAGGAACTTCAAGTATAACATTTAAATATCTTGAAGGGGAATCTATCCTATTAAGTTTAAGTTATAAAGGAATTGCAGTAAGTTCTGGTTCTGCATGTTCATCAGATGACTTACAAGCATCACATGTACTTTTAGCAATGGGAATAGCTCCAGAATTTGCACATGGAACTATTAGATTTGGTTTAGGAAAATACAACACTAAAGAAGAGATAGATTATACACTAGATTCTTTAGTAGAAGTTATTGAAAGACTTAGATCAATATCACCACTTTGGAATGAATATAAGAATAGTAAATAAGAAGGAGTATAAAAATGCAATATACAGAAAAAGTAATGGAACATTTTATGAATCCACACAATGTAGGAGTTATTGAAAATCCATCAGGATATGGAAAAGTAGGAAATCCATCTTGTGGAGATATTATGGAAATATTTATTAAAGTTGAAGACAATATTATAACAGATGTAAAATTTAGAACATTTGGATGTGCTTCAGCTATAGCAAGTTCTTCTGTTT from the Fusobacterium varium genome contains:
- the nifU gene encoding Fe-S cluster assembly scaffold protein NifU; translated protein: MQYTEKVMEHFMNPHNVGVIENPSGYGKVGNPSCGDIMEIFIKVEDNIITDVKFRTFGCASAIASSSVSTDLIMGKTVEEALELTNKKVVEALGGLPPVKMHCSVLAEEAIKLAIEDYLSKKEK